The DNA region AAAATACATGTGTAGGGAGGTGAAGGGAGAGTTCGCACCCTTGCATTATTTAGAGGATATCATCATATGagtattattaacattattttattttgacctGATATATCGCGACACCCCTTTCTCCTGGATTTACTGTGTGTAGTCTGCTGAACTGTGCCTTTAATAGATTGTATGCAATTGAACAGCCAGGTGTTAAAGCTGCTGCTCGTACTCACATTGTTCAATAGGGAGCAGTTGTCAGGATAAGATGGAGGGATGGTGGGGGAGGGGCATTATCGACGGATGAATGGACGCTTGGTTAAGAGCTTATGGAGAAAAGCTTCTGCGCGCCTGATGCTGCAACACACGACGCTCCCCATTGTCAGCGGAGACAGTGGGACAAGGCCAGAGGTGGTGTTTTGAAATGAAGCTGTAGATAGTTATCATTCTGTAACGATATCTGATGAAATATCCTCCAGGGGGGGGCACAAGAAGGCGTGGCCTGGCTGTGGCCTCCATTATGAGAGCCAGACAACATGtccagtttgtttttaaagcccCAAAAGCCTTTGCATCACTGCCCTCCATTACAGATGGTTAGGATGTGTGATTCATGAGACTACAGATCTAGTGAAGCATTCTGACTACAGTGTTACATTGTGGTTACTTTTCCGACATACACAGAGGAACTAGTAACAACTGCAACAGTTCATATGTTGCTCCAATATTATAAGCATGAAACGGTGCATATAAACAAGACTGAGACCCTTTTTACACCAAACGAGTACACGCAGGTTTCTTAAACACGGGAACACCCGCATCGCATTGCCAGTAGATGAGTGTGCTGTTCTGATTTGTTTCTCCGCCGTGTcaagtatctatctatatatatatatatatatatatatatatagatatatagatatatatatttgtggacAGACGAACAAAGACgcttttaatgtgtgtgttttatgatgaTCAGTCAAATGATGTTTCTGCCACAGGAGGCTGGTGGCTTTGAGTAAAGCACATTTATTGTgtgttaataaattataataaatgtctaaatccctgttgatttgatatattacatatttacgTCAATGCACGTCACCTGAAGCTGATCAATACTGTGACTACTGCAGGGTTATTTGTCCCGGGAATgattgagctaaatgctaatgttagcatgctaacatactcacaATGACAGGTATAGTGTTAATAACCGTCTCAGTTTAGCATTTAGcgtgctaacattagctaactatGTATGGAGGAGCATGTTTCGCAGGTAATACACACATAGAAatgtttgacctgatgatggagcTACTTGAAAGCTGAGGGATCACCAAACACACAGATCCTCGTCTGTGTGAAGTCTGTACTACATTTCATCGAGCCAATCGTTctcaagacatttcactcaaaaccacaaaagtgtgtgtgaatgttggtACAAACGTTTGTGCCAATCCGTCAAGTAGATGTGTAGAACCAGATCTGGTAAATCAAAAGATGAGTAAACTATTGTGGGTTTGTCCTAAATCTGAACAAGCAAGGGCTAGCttgaaacagcagcagcaaatgTCCCGAGAACGTCCATGATAGAGTGCAGATATATGCTGGATGAAGAATgaaatggggggggggtttggttGAATAGAGGTAGAGTTCCCTCAGAGGTCGGGGAGGGTATAAACTTCTATTACTACTCAACAACAAGAGCCAAACAGCAACAGTCGCCCACATTTCTGTCCCATGAACCACTAAAACAATTGATTTAATCCTGCAGGAGTCCCCCACGTGTTGTTGCTGCCACTTTAGAAAGCTCTCCCCAGACAGGACAGGCCTCAGCAATGCTGAAGGAAACCCTGAGTTCTGAGGAACTCTTGACTTCAGCTGTTCAACATCTTATGTCCTTATCTGCAAAGTCATCTTCGCCTCTGATCTACAGATCTGGGCCTACAGGTATAGTGTGAGTCCAAACGTATATACACTTCACCCAGGTGATGCTACACTGCAACAACccctaatattatatatatattctaactcttaaataaatcacatgtaAAAAGGTTCTCAGACCTTTTTGTCAGGTCTCCATTTAAAACTAGAAAATCTAGCAATTGAGTGAAAGTCAAAAAGTTTCTACTTGTATAAAAGTATTTCACCAGATCAGTGTTTAAATTACTACatcattaattgttttaatatattaccGACTGCAAGGTATTACATTAGGCCTATCATGTTAATACAatatcagtttattttattatatatatattattatatcaggcACTAGATAGATGAAGAGGTTCTCTTAAAAATACGTTTTGAATGGATTTCAAACGAGTGTGatataaatgaaatgatctGTTTTAAACCAGCATGTCAGTGTGGTCCCGTGAAGGCTTTAAAAGTGTCTTTGcaagataataataaaacattttgaatattttagcATGGAAATAGCTGTTCTTTGGAACTAGTAACACATGTTCTGGcacatttcatttcagaaatATTGGTAATAGTATTGGCCCTCAAAAACACCTGGGGCTGCCGTATTCATGCCATGTAACAGCTCGGTGCTACATACTAAGAAACATTCAACACTAACCACGTTTTCATCAAATGTAACCAACATTTTGAGAAACTAAATACAAATTACTGCTTGTTTCCATTTCAAGATTCTTTCCCAATGTTTGCTGTTTCCACTCAGGGTTTGTTATGCACAAAATAGAGATGTGCTTTAGAAGAGGTCATGTTGTGTGAGAGTGTAGAAACAGTGGCCACGTGTTTGTGCAGTAGCTGTCCATTCCTCGCTCATGCTGTACAAGCCCAGTCTGGTTtttcctgcttctcctcctccaaccCTGCTGACCATTTACTGCATCTTCCCGTCCTGCTCCTTGACTTTACAGCCCTTCCCCCTCTGTTTAAGACGCtgatgcacgtacacacacacacacacacacaaacacacatgcacttccATTAACACATAAGTGCACACTGAGTGCTAAACAtgcactctttctctttcttcacacacccacacgcacacaaatacaaactggcctaaGGTTAACCCCCACCATGATTCGAAAGCCTCAGAGGTCAAAGGACAAAGCCCCGGCAACTGCAGGAATTCTacactgctgctgtttggtAGCTCTCGCAGTCTCTCAGccatgcaaaacacacacacacacacacacacacacacacacacacacacacacacacataccaaaaCTAAGAGTTTTCACTGCTTTATCTTAAAGACAATACTCAAGTAGGATCTATACCCACGAAGTTACCATTCATAtcctcagcacacacacacacacacacacacacacacacacacgcacacacacacacacacacacacacacacataccaaaaCTAAGAGTTTTTCACTGCTTTATCTTAAAGACAATACTCAAGTAGGATCTATACCCACGAAGTTACCATTCATAtcctcagcacacacacacacacacacacacacacacacacacacacacacacacacacacacacacacacacacacacataccaaaaCTAAGAGTTTTCACTGCTTTATCTTAAAGACAATACTCAAGTAGGATCTATACCCACGAAGTTACCATTCATAtcctcagcacacacacacacacacacacacacacacacacacacacacacacacacacacacacacacacacacacacacacacacacacacacacacacacataccaaaaCTAAGAGTTTTCACTGCTTTATCTTAAAGACAATACTCAAGTAGGATCTATACCCACGAAGTTACCATTCATAtcctcagcacacacacacacacacacacacacacacacacacacacacacgcacacacacacacaaatactcatAATCTCTCGGTTTAGTCATTTTAGAtgaattgtttggtctataaaatgtcagaaaatagtaaaaaatgaTCCCAGTttgttaaaatgtcttgttttgtcggtCCAAAGAGATTCACTTTaattaaacagagaaaacagagaaatctccacatttgagaggctgaaaacagcattttccgccatttttgcatgaaaaactaGATCAGAATTTGTTTTCCGTCAACAAACCCACTGAAATCACTAAAAGTCGCCATCTTTTacatatttagcttttttttatcttgtaacacactttgtaactttgtttagaaaagtgctatataattaaagtatattatttatttacgcTACAGTCGCCATGCTTTCTGCTTGTTTTAGTAGTTTCTTGTAATCATGTTGCATCATTGTGTGACGTGTGCTCTACAAAGATATATCTGAGTTCTGTTCTCATGTAGAAGTGGAGTGGCTGTGGAAGCACATTTATAAACCTAGATGTTTGTGACATCTGTAAGGAAAGTGCTGGATGCACTCCCTGCTGTCCGCTCATGTTCTCCTCAACTACCTTGAGCATGTCACTACTCACATGCTTCTCCTGGGTGCTCATGTGACTCCAAACTACCTTCAAACACAATTCccataaaacattaaatgtagTATTGTTGCacaataaacatgtctgtacctCGCTGACCTCGCTGACCTCCCACTCATTCCGTCTCTTCTTCAGCTGGTCACATTTGCGCAGCTTGCAGATCTGCTTGCCCGTCTTGCGGTTCACACAGTTTGCGCAGGTACCACAGTTGTCTTTGCGGAGGCAGGGAGTGCAGCCGCCAcatttcttcctccttttcttctggTCAACGTTGGCGTCCGACGTGCCATcgaagggagacagagagaagagcccCGCTTGCTCGTGTTCGGTCTCAATATATTTGCTCAGAGGAGACGTCGTCTCTAAAGATTTCGTTTGCAAGTGGAGAGACTGAGCCTCCTTCGCATCCATGGAGAATTCATAAATGTCCTGCGGTGGCGGACCGGGCCGAGGCCTGGGCATGGTGACTGTCCTCGCTTGTGTCTATTCTGTCTCCTAATTAGtcaaaaaaagcaaaagtttAAAAGGTTAGTTTAAAATCAACAGCGTTGAAATGTACCATGGATATTTGGCTGCACTTACTGCACGTTTATCTGCTGTTAAAGAAGAAAGTTTGGTCGGGAGACAACCTGCTGGGGAAAGGCTCAATCCCCCTGACTCTGTGTGTAAAACGTTGGCTGAATGTTCATCTTGTCTTCTCGTCCGAGCCCTCCAGGGACAGCTTGattattatgttgttttctcGGTCACCCGGTTGGACCTAGAGCACCCTGGGTGTAACTTGCAGTATGGAGTCCATGTTTCCGGGCTACCCTTTGGGATGGTTGGCGGTCCAACACAGCCTGGGTGGCGTAGCTGGAGCCTGGAGAGTCATGCCGGTGTCTGCACAGTCTGGGCACATTCTGGATGGACAAAGGGATCAAACTAAATGAATCGATGCTCGAATACCAAAGAACTAAGTATTcatacacatttcttttctaGGTTTCCAGTGGGGACATTGAATGTTTGACTTATGGTCAGTGTGGACAGTATCCGCTAACTCTTGTGTGCTATGGTTAAATAAAACGTGTGCATTTAAAAGgaatgtgtctttttatttccctccaCATAAAAGATCTGATATACATCAAATATAACAATGTATGTAGAAGTTTTATAGTTATAAATCAGTGCAGGACAAGATGTGTGTTCATGCTTGGAAGTTAGGAAGTGGttttgctaacaagtggctaaatgagacgaGTACACGTCATCACAGCCGAACACGAGATCATGACTGTGAGTCAACCTACTCTCAAGTATAAGGTCTCTGATACACACAATGCTCTGTTTAAGGCAACATGTATCAGATTATCAGATGTCACTTCACAAAGTATTTAAGTATCTGGTATACAGTAGCTGTGCAGCATGTGAGACGTGCTTCGCTTTATATCGGAGTTCAGTCTGATTGCTGTCTGGATACTGTCTGGTTTTCCAAACACAGCTGTCAGTGCGGTGCATGCACTTGGCTCGTAGCCATACAGGCCTACGTGAGCAGTTTGAGAAGATACTGTGCTTTAATGGCAGACCCCACATGGACGGGGGGCTTATGTCTCCCTGAATGAAAGACGGGGGTGATAAGTTGATGCCAGGGACAGTCCTCTTTGTCTTGTGGTCACACGCTCCAGTCAACCATCAATAAAGGGAATTGTGCAGAGAAAACCCAACGTTTCTTTGCTCCTGCTGGTCTCAGCCCCCTCTGAACATGTTTTTCTTAACAGCGATGCAGCAGAGGGTAAAACTATACAATACGTAGgctactttcatttattttaactttacccttgtgatttaaaatgaatatgaaaatcATTAagcttattgtttttgttgcagtgGAATTAACTGTTGCTggtgtttgtagttgttttgctttCTGGCCGTGAGCGTAacactaataaaatatataataataagctcTAATCCTCTTCGGTATAAAATAGACTTATTCAATAACCAATCATTTCCCCTAAACGCTGGGGTAAAACAAAGTATAGACCATACGAATATATATCCACATGTTCTTTATTTGACCTACAATCTGAACTTTTAGCTCGTCtacctttttcttttagcaGAAtcgcataaaacataaaacatataagtAAAATGTATGCCTCAAAACTTCTTAGTTTGGGACACAGTAGATGCATGGTGTAAATGATAGTTTGAAGTATTTGCTGTGAGTTGAAGCTAGCTAAACCTGTTCACTGTGCAGTAGCATTGCTTTAGGACAAGTTGCAGGTAAAGTCAGAAAACGTCCTTACTAAATACGACATGACACAAATGTGTGACAACCAAATAGTTCCTGTTTTTCCCTCCACAAGTTGTCTAATTGCAAAATCATGAAAAGCCTCCACTAAGGTGCACGCATCATGCATCGCGTGTCAGCCGCACGCGCAGTGCCAGCTCCGCACGTGGTCTAATCAACACTTTGAGCACTGTAAATCATCTGGTCTCTGTTGTGACTGTAACTGTAAGCCCACGTGGTCGCGACATGGCCAGCCCACACCAATTAAAGCAAtcagataaaaacatgcatCAGATTTACATTAAGATAGTGCTCAttatctgcaacacacacacacacacacacacacacacattagggcTGTGAGTGGGATACTTTaaggtgacaaaaacagcaCTTTCCCCGGGTGTGAATACACACTTTGCTTTATATCCACGTGACAGCCTCGAACTCTGCGATCCTATACGTCACCAATAACaataactttatatttctatattatgCATTCATGATGTCATCCATAATATCTTTACGCAACTTCCAGGTGTGTCATATATGAGCTGTAGCTGAATAACGCAGCTCagaatgtgttgttgtgttgtaaagtgtgtTAATAGGAAAACAACATTCATAATATTCACAATTAAGAGAGACAACGTACCACCCGCCGCGGTGAGGGGCTCTGTCAGTGTTTCGATATTCCTCTTCAGCCTTCACACAAgtttgcaaaatgaaaataaatgattaaaaacaactcTGTCAAAAGAACTTATGCATACAAAGAATGATTAAAGCTAAAATGCACCTATAAAAACCTTTCCACTTATAAAAAGTACTCGTGCACAataggggagagaggggggaaagtTGTAGCCTAATGACATAACTCTGATTTAAAGCCGATATGAGAGAGacatagggagagagagagagagagagggggggggggggggggggggagagggagggagaggggttGTATTTTTTGGAGGGGTCATCAGTAAATTATGGAGTGGACTACTGCCAGCTGGAGCAAGAGGCGGACGAGGGATTCATGCAGAATGGGGGGGATACATGAGGATACATCCCCATTGTACCCTCATGCCACGGGGATGTGGGGGTTAAAACTGGCCCATGTGACGAGTCAAAGTGGTCATTTGAGGAAAAATGTTTGAAACGGCCATTATAATGTTGTAATGACATGTTTCTAATTGGTAACTTGTAAAATAATGTCTGGCTGGGTTTTGAAGGCAGATGTTCACTAACAGTGCAGCTTCTTTATTCAGCTCAGTGACTGAACTCATGTTTTCACTAAAACTCACTCCAGAAATACTTCTCACGTGCATGTCTGATCTGATCTGActcataattataataataattaaaaaaaaagacacatttcaggCGTAACATGTGGAAAAAACCACAAGGTGGAGACAAATGCACATGCAGCCAAAGACTGTCACAGTatgataaacattatataaatgaATGTGGACCGGAACATGTtgggatatatatattatatatatatatatatctatacataatatatatatctaatctatatatatatcatatctatatacattatatatattagatacatatatatatatattcagataTACTGAtctatatgtatcatatatatatacttatctatatctctatcttctatctctctctatatggCTACGCtgtctcttcctgctctctctctctattatctctGATCTCTACTCCGATACTCTCTATATATCTTATTGCCGCCagctctatctctctatctactatctatctctatctctcccctcATAACCTCTGTCCTCCTATCtatatctctacatctatatcCTGTATCTACTAGAGAATACCTAAGACTACTCTACATACctactctatatatctatctcctctctctctcatcttctctctatatcgcgtctctctctctctctctatctctatctctcgccTATCTctcatctatatatattctatctcatatatctctatctctcacgATCTTACTcggcctctgtctctccttactctctactcctctctctctactgttcTATTATATTCTACCTAtctatatctcctctctctacttGTCCTCCCTATCtatactatctctctctctctctatccatctatctctatctaaATCAgcttctctctatatatatatactatcctctctactcctctctctgATCCTCCTATTCTCTGTCTGActatctctcatctcctctacCTATatctactctctatctctcgatCCTCTCTATCTTCCCCCCGGcccctccctctatctctctcctctctctctctatctctctctctctatactctctctctctctctgtgactatctctctctactctctctctctcttgtattcatatatatatattataatatctttatatgtattactatatattatacatatattacatatacatatatatctctatatatattatatatatatagatatagatatattatatattatgtatagatatatattatatatatataatacaaagtTCTGTCAGATTTAGGACTTTTATCACAGGACGTTACAACTAATCTTTCACAcccataaataaaactatacaCACACTCCAGACATCTAACCTAATGTAGAAGAGTGCACTGCTGTTGTCTAATAAGTGTCTCAACCATCCTAAtattagaaaatatgttttattttattcttttatgaTCCGTTTGCTGCTTTCAACTAAATGAATCTTTCATCTGATAACTCTGTCAGGGTCAACACGACTGTTTAAACAGTAACTTGACCAAACAGTGTCACACATGTGTTCAGGCTCTAGGTCATATTTCATTTCCATTgtgcacattttgttttccaatgGAGAGGCGGAAGCTGCCGTGGCGCAAGGCATTACATGACCACCGAGCTCTGATGTGGACCTCTGCTGAGCAAGAGATAAGAGCACGAGGCGCAGAGAGCGTCACgtgacacaaagaaaacattcacaatCACAAAACGCAACATCTTATTTAGccttaaacaaaacataaacaatataaatagaCAATAACAGGTACACGTTATACTGATGTTTATAAAGCATGATTGTATAAGTTGTGTGGTGAATAACATGTCACGTGGTGTCAGTGTGTTGGACTCAACGTGTGCAGGTCGTTGACACACCTGTGTGACAAGCAGAGATTGTTTCAGGCTTCACAATGAGTTATTATTGGTAACACTTGTGCACTTCTGACAACATGAGGATAACACACATAAAGTAGGATCACAGAAAGGGGAGAGGATGTATTTccacgagggggggggggggtggcgcGGATCGATCTAAATAACCGATGTACCGATACAATCCATCAATACTTGCGTGATAAGATCGATACTTAAGAGTCAGTGTCCTCTACTTTACTACACAACTCCCGTTCTGCATGTGCACCGTAAACTAACACCTCTCACAACGCACATCAGTATCACtgcccctccccacacacacaaacatgcgcacacacctacagaggagaggtgagaaccccccccccctccccacacacacaaacatgcgcACACCACCTacagaggagaggtgagaaccccccccctccccacacacacaacatgcgcacacacctacagaggagaggtgagaacccccccccctccccacacacacacatgcgcacacacctacagaggagagggtgagaaccccccccccctccccacacacacacatgcgcacacacctacagagcagaGGTGAGAACTGGATTTACTTGGTCCAATGCAAAGTATCACACACCCATAACTCTCCACTCAGGAGCTCTCGTGTTACTCCCCCAGGGGGGAGTCTTGGTCAAAGTTCAGGGGCGTTAACTCAGTACACGTCCGTGTTGAGCTGCAAACCCTCGCAGACTCGTTGCAGCCAGGCTGACTGCGTGATGATGGAAGCATATATTCTGTACTCCGCTCTTGCAGGCTTGGCACTTCTGCCAGTGTTGCTTTACTGGAGAAATCCTTATTTCTTTCAAGATTTAAGTTTCACAATTGCTTCAATTAAAATTGGTATAAGGATGAGCAAAGTGAAGAGGCAGAAACCCTTCTACAGTATTTTGGATTGTTTTCTGGACAAAGTGGTGAAGCAGCCGGACAAGAAGTTCCTCGTGTTCGAGGACAGCTCCTACACTTACAGCCAAGCAGACAAGGAGAGCAACAAGGTGGCCAGGGCTCTGTCCACGCAGGCCGGCCTGCAGGAGGGGGACACGGTGGCTCTCTTCCTTGGCAACGATCCGCAGTTTGTGTGGATGTGGCTCGCACTGTCCAAGTTGGGATGCAAAGCTTCTTTATTGAACCACAACATCAGATCCAAATCTTTGCTGCACTGCTTCTCGTGCTGTGACGCCACGGTGCTGGTCGCTGGTGCCGGTGAGCTGAGAGACAGAACATTATCCTCTGTGTGCTTCACTGCAGTTAGTTATGTGTCTAGTGTTGCATTAGAAGTATAAGGAGAGATGCCTCTCTGTCACTTATCCATGAATGAAATGCTCTTTTTAATTATGATCTGACCTTTATTGTACTGTTGAGGCTGTTGCTGATATtgatgaaataaatgtatttaaacatgaaGGCATAACATGAATAAGaacttttaaaacataaaatgtgacCAAGATGCATcctaaaagataaaaacaaaacattaaaccaGTCCTCTGCTGCAGAAACTTAAATGACCTCCAGTTTCTTATTAACTAACAATACGTAGATATATCTGTAATAAGCTTATATCGGCAGATTCCCATGATTGTTATCTCCGTGTTCTTCGTCACTGCCCTGacgtcctcctctctgtccctcagaCCTGCGGGAGGCTGTAGAGGAGGTGTTGCCCAGCTTGACCCAGCAGGGCGTCCGTGTGTTCATCCTCAGCGAGGTCTGTGATGTGGAGGGCATCGAAAGCCTCTCTGTTCACATTCAGCAGGCCTCAGACCAGCCTCTGTCACCTGAGCTGAGGGCCAACGTTACCCTTAAGAGTCCCGCGCTGTACATCTACACCTCAGGAACCACAGGTAGCCTGACCGTCTCTTCTaatctgcacgtgtgtgtgtttgagtgttcaGGCGTTGAGCTGCAGAGGTAGGACGTGAACAAATGTGTGTTATGCTTCTAatgctgatgttttcttttaggGCTTCCCAAGGCAGCTGTGATCAACCAGGAGAGGGTATGGATGTCATCTTTCTGTCAGGCCATCTCAGGCGTACGCTCAGACGATGTCCTCTTCGTGTACCTGCCTCTCTACCACACTGCTGGATTTCTGATGGGACTTTGTGGAGCCATAGAAAGAGGTAACTCCTGAGATGATAAAACTATTAAAGGTT from Cottoperca gobio chromosome 9, fCotGob3.1, whole genome shotgun sequence includes:
- the LOC115014076 gene encoding methylcytosine dioxygenase tet3-B-like, translating into MPRPRPGPPPQDIYEFSMDAKEAQSLHLQTKSLETTSPLSKYIETEHEQAGLFSLSPFDGTSDANVDQKKRRKKCGGCTPCLRKDNCGTCANCVNRKTGKQICKLRKCDQLKKRRNEWEVSEVSERLKQRGKGCKVKEQDGKMQ